Part of the Quercus lobata isolate SW786 chromosome 6, ValleyOak3.0 Primary Assembly, whole genome shotgun sequence genome, TTTTACTGTGTTATACCTATACTTTGACCCCTCACTAGGTGTCGTAAAGaaagccatatatatatatatatatatatatatatctcatatgGTAGGCCCggactgtttttttttttttttttccagatgtTGGTTTTATGTGTTTGCATTAATTATCTCTCAGATTCTATTATAATTATCTGtattcaaaacaaacaaaaatatgtcAAGATGATGACCATCATGTTTTAGAGGAGCAACtaaagaatttcaaaagaagagaagagCTGTTGGcggagagagagggaaagagctGATGCTGGGCACGCATGAGAACTATTAGGGATTTAGGGTTAGACAGAATTTGATTTGGGGAGGAGAAGAGGCTAGCATGTGAGAGAgagcttttgtttttaattgattggaaagagggtatttttgtctttaaactATGTGTCACCTAAGTAAAAATCACATGCAAGTCATGTGCTACAAATTTCCATCTAATTTAACTGTAAAACTAACTttggggtgcaaagtgtaacaaaggttagagtttagggtgcaaaacgTGCAATcgaatagtttagggtgcaaaatgtAATCTAGgatatagtttagggtggttaCCCCTTAAATGTAACATGCCCTTCTAAGGGTTGactaaattttataacaaagtttagttataaaattggttgtaacctatggttataaccttactcaataaaataaacactacaacatattttgaaaatctaaccgtagaattatatgttctttacacttttaatacatatgtcaaattttgtgttaatcggacattatttactatatgatctataagcttatattttatacataattttaaactaccaaTATTTgtcatttaaacaatttattgataacatagttattgatctttaatttctTAGAAATTTACATACATGgaagatataaaaagaagatgtaatccaatagtagatttgtcaaaatttacctttaataaaaagatattaagtaaaattgtagcctaaaattacaactaattttgtagttaaattttgtcctaaattTTAATCAATGCATTCAGGGCCTGTATAGACCTAGTGTTGGTCTTTCTTCATAATACATTCTTAACTTTCTTTGTAATTCTTGTGCAAAGTCCCATTGTACATACTAGATGTCACTGATAATTTTGTTTCTCAACATAGTTTTAAGCTAACACAACGCTGCCATAGTATGATAGTAATTTATGCACTTCATCCAgcgtgaaatcaagaatttctcatttctttttatttagtaGGTGCATTCTGGCTTAtttctattatatatttataggtGTGATGCTATTGCAGGTGTTTCttttttacgtttttttttttttttcctacatgTCTTTATATATGAACTAGGCTGGAACCAAGGCTCCAAGGCAACCATGGCATGATTTACACTGCAGAGTTGAGGGGCCTGCGGCATATGATGTTCTTATAAACTTTGAGCAGCGTTGGAGAAAAGCAACAATATGGAGGGAGGTTGGACTATGTTTCAAAAGGGTTTCCCATTGGCATGATGAtgctttaataaaaatagaacgCATTGCATGGATTCTAAGTCCTGCCCCATGTGTATCAAAGGATAGTACCACATTTATTCCACAAGATGATCCCTTGTTAAGGGTTTCTAGTGAAGATGATCCTGAAAGTTGGAATGTTCAGGTTTTATTTGCCCAGTTTCTTTTGAGTAAAAGTTTTCTTTTATGGGGGAAGGGGGATTGaaattttccttcttcttttttgggtagaTTTTTAGGTCCCTTGATTCGGGATCAGTGAAAGGATTTCCCAAAACTGTTGAGCATGTTGAGAAAAAGGTTTACTACTTTTTTGTCTTTCCTTTCCCCTTCTTTTcgttttttttgtctttattgttCTACCTCTTTCTCTATATAGGAAAACCAATTTATATTGACAAGAATTTCAATGCTTCTTTGTTGTGACCTAGACCTAGAGTTCGATATATCAATAATCAATTGCACATCATATTGCAATTTCCTAATACCTAAATGGCATTCTTTTACTGCAGAACCTtatttgttcaaaaaaattGGTAATAGATAAAAGCATTCAAACAGGATACATCCAGGCAATCAGATCTGCTCAACATttcatatatattgaaaatcaatatttttttggatcatCATATGCGTGGCCAGAATATAAAAATGCAGGTCAAGTCCTTAATTTTCTATTACACCACATTGATATACTTTCTTGTCTAAACAATATTGTTTCCCTTGAAttctatttttgccaaaaaatgcATGCTATGAAGTATTCAATGTAAACTAGTATTCTTGAGATCTACGAGTCCTAGTAGTTTATGTTTGAGAACTAGACTTTAGATTTCTCTTTTCTATATCCAATATGTTTTCTTGGTTACcagattataattataatattagtCTTATATAATACCATCGGTTGATGCAACCACGCAAAATTGGTGTAATATTGTCAATTTTGAAACGTATGTAGTCATTGCTACATTTCAATCGACTTAGTTTTAGCCACTATAAGGATAGGCTTGATTGTTCTCTCCCCTTAGTATTATTTCTAACTTTACATTTTGTTATTTGGATTTCTTGTATACGTATTTGGGTAACAATCATGTGCTAAATACCAGATACCTTCCTTATTCATTAGATGGAACACCTTCTCAAGTTATTGACTTTCATGGTATGAGCAGGAGTTGATAATCTAATCCCAATGGAATTGGCACTAAAGATAGCTAGTAAAATTAGAGCAAAGGAGAGATTTGCAGTGTATATTGTCTTACCAATGTGGCCTGAGGGTGATCCAACTTCTGCGACTATGCAAGAAATTCTCTTTTGGCAGGTAATATGGTTATTGCCAATGAGTTCaagctcaaatggcacctcctccccttgtaagagcaaggtggaTGGTGAGGTCGTGAGTTCAAGACCAATAGGGTGTGTGTGTAAATTATCAATGAAAAATACACTTATCCAATTTTAGACTATAATATTGTTACATATCTTGGGATAGACAAGATAGCTATAGATGGCCAATACTTTCTTACAATATAAAATCAAGAATAACAAATATAGGACTTCTTTTTGGCGTATATGGCCTTCTTCTCTATCACCTTGAATAATATGCTATATATCTTATATTGCTGCTAACCTATAGGCTGTATTCTTGGCAATTATTGGTTTGGATTGATTTATTGATAACAATTCCAGATGTTATTAGATTCACTTATATtgtacctttttttcttttctttttttaggttgtGATCTTAAGATGTCATGGAACTTTAGTCCAAAAAGTGGACAATATAGATGATGGCAACACAAATAACACAATTCACATTCATATTCTAGCTTTACTTGTTTGCTTTTGGCAGGGCCTGACAATAAAAATGATGTATGGTATAGTTGCACGAGAACTAGAAGATATGCAGATGGTGGATTTACATCCTCTACATTACCTCAATTTCTATTGCCTTGGTAATCGAGAAGATATTTTTGATAATACTGACAAGGTAATGGAAATTTCTTTTTAGGTGTTTTAAATCATCGCGACATGCATTGGTTTGTGGTTGGCATAAAGTAAATAGGTAGTTCATAACTTCTAATGCTGAAAATTTTTCTACTGTTTTCTGTtatttgactctctctctctctctctctctctctctctctctctctctctctctctcaatattattattattttttactatgaTACATATAGAAgttctcaaaattttggaattacACCATCCTAATGCACCTGTGTCATCAACTGGACATTGAAATATGgcttcatttatatttttgcaaGCAATTAAGTCTTTTAGAGTTGGTCATAATCCAAATTTTCTCTCAGGTCTCGAAATCACAACAGTTTAAGCGGTTTATGATTTATGTACATGCTAAGGGAATGATAGTAGATGATGAGTATGTAATAGTGGGATCTGCCAACATTAACCAGAGATCCATGGCTGGTATAAAGGACACAGAGATTGCTATGGGCGCATATCAGCCCCATCACTCTTGGGCAACAAGGAAGAGACATCCACGTGGTCAGGTTGGTATCGTATTTCTTGTTTTCCAAACTTTCCATTTCAGggcttttcttttcattagcTGGGGAGGGGGGGAGATTGAAGATGGTGTGTGAGCTTTTCAAAGATTATGCTCATGTCTGGGCTAGGGTATGACCTCCAATCATTAGCATTGCCCATTGTATTTCTGCAGAGTGTGCAGTTTAAGAATAATTGCTTTGATTATTTGATAAGAATTTTGTACTCCATGGGATTTACTTGGTATTGTGGTTTACAATATATATGCATATGCAGGTGTATGGATACAGAATGTCACTGTGGGCTGAGCATCTTGGGAGGGTGGATACATGCTTTGAGGAGCCGGAGAGTTTGGACTGTGTGAGGACAGTGAATAAGATTGCTGAAGAGAATTGGGAGAGGTATGCAGATGAGGATTTTATGCTATTGCAGGGTCACCTTCTTAAGTATCCTGTGCTGGTAGATGAGAATGGGACAGTCAGCTCCCTGCCTGGACATGAGAATTTCCCAGATGTTGGTGGAAAAGTTCTGGGAGCTCATTCGGTTGCCCTTCCTGATACTCTAACAACATAATCTCCACCCATTGTTGTGTTCCTACATGATTGGTTAGGAAGAATGGTGGTGACATGCCAGAATTTTGAGGTTGTTAAATTGAAAATGTTAAAGAGTTTgtgctcctctctctctctctctctctctctctctctctctctctctctgttaaTGATTGAGCTACAATAGGTTTTTAGTGTAATAAAAGCTTGAACATAGTTAGAAGGTTGAAATGTTGTGAATATTTGTGCATATACAAATGCATCATGCATGGTTTCCTTCTTGTCACTTGGAGAGGTCACTACAATTACAATGCCAGTCACTCTGTGTGGTTCTCAATGGCTGTTATGAGAGTAGggatatttttttggtttttctaatTTCATTATCCCATGTATATGTACTTGTGTATAGACATGGTTTACAAATTGTGATGGCAATCAAAATTGTAgatctctctccctttttttcaCATTTCAAGGAAATGTAAATCTCTTTTATGGtcttaaattcaaaagaaatgcTATCGATTCTTGTTCCCTCCTTGTCtgcaaaatataaaatcttCTAGCAAATATGCCATATGGTTTGCAAATTATGAATGTCAAACAGATTGTAGATCtcttttgttaggacatatgtgaatcatgttaagaatatatctTATTTAGAAtggactaatcctttgacaaaatgcact contains:
- the LOC115994959 gene encoding phospholipase D delta isoform X3, which gives rise to MKMAEFEFGSNQHAINLHGDLELKIMEAQHLPNFSLLNIRQLRRCFAACSGSDTIESPHTSTSAHHKHKVVDFCNPYVQVLASTVTVARTRVIKNTTNPKWNQHFHIPLAHPVNSLTFQVKDDDIFGSEVIGTVDIKASKIITGELISDWFSILGSSKTDTKIYLVLQFTPFEENPRYNHGIASEKGSVAHTYFPLRKGCSVRLYQNAHVPDRLLPEIALDDGKVYKHEKCWEDICHAISEARHLIYIVGWSVFHEVRLVREPTRPFPSGGDLKLGELLKFKSEEGVRVLMLVWDDKTSRDKLFQSGMMQTHDEETRRFFKHSSVTCVLAPRNASSKLGYIKQQVVGTLFTHHQKCVLVDTQAFGNTRKITAFLGGIDLCDGRYDTPEHRLFRDLDTVYQNDYRNPTFLAGTKAPRQPWHDLHCRVEGPAAYDVLINFEQRWRKATIWREVGLCFKRVSHWHDDALIKIERIAWILSPAPCVSKDSTTFIPQDDPLLRVSSEDDPESWNVQIFRSLDSGSVKGFPKTVEHVEKKNLICSKKLVIDKSIQTGYIQAIRSAQHFIYIENQYFFGSSYAWPEYKNAGVDNLIPMELALKIASKIRAKERFAVYIVLPMWPEGDPTSATMQEILFWQGLTIKMMYGIVARELEDMQMVDLHPLHYLNFYCLGNREDIFDNTDKVSKSQQFKRFMIYVHAKGMIVDDEYVIVGSANINQRSMAGIKDTEIAMGAYQPHHSWATRKRHPRGQVYGYRMSLWAEHLGRVDTCFEEPESLDCVRTVNKIAEENWERYADEDFMLLQGHLLKYPVLVDENGTVSSLPGHENFPDVGGKVLGAHSVALPDTLTT